One genomic region from Rhizobium rosettiformans encodes:
- a CDS encoding glycosyltransferase yields the protein MKVLPTKVAGLSEMSAIYDSSHFQLNENIERPAGPNIGLNGENLTISFLSLGRVHLSEKLCRSISDFIPEFAGEVLIIDNGSSESEIEALTNILAEMPYRSRIVRLGQNFGVAGGRNRTIEHVRTEWLMCLDNDIYFIANPLQRLQWELGVTGCHFMSMPLMDPDRQTLFALGGHLYLNADADGRFWLGAGSAYQQDKTGPLEENVFLGTFLFGGSSLLKVESFQRLGGYDEAMFIGFEDLDLSIRIFRAGMKVGCSGLTALVHDHPPAQNNSDADYERTRFSRQIIEKSANHLQEKYGFSIWSDVVEQWLESQTNKMTGEKPRLKEAKPYAAQPVVTRPMRVALVVDSDDWAFANISRQIVKALGHKYQFEIIPHTAFDNYFQLLVVLDSYDFVHIFWREVLAALDTPFNASYAGQLGCDLKVFLNRFFSGRPVTTAVYDHLFLKDEEVAARSHIFSQVTGYTVSSKRLAQIYETLETYPKPATVFPDGVDLDLFTPVNLERFRELNTRPIVVGWVGNSKWSEELGDIKGVNTILKPALEQLRAEGLEFVTRFADRQDKFVPHHKMPAYYHTIDLYVCTSEIEGTPNPVMEAMASGVPVISTDVGLVPEIFGPLQREFILRERSVDALKDCLRRLHADRSLFPGLSEENLISIKPWDWKGVAPRFEEFLSSMVEKHRERYTKS from the coding sequence ATGAAGGTACTTCCTACAAAAGTAGCTGGCCTCAGTGAGATGTCAGCGATTTATGACAGTTCCCATTTTCAACTGAATGAAAACATCGAGCGTCCTGCCGGCCCAAACATCGGACTAAATGGTGAGAACCTCACCATTTCGTTTCTTTCGCTAGGTCGAGTTCATCTTTCGGAAAAGCTTTGCCGTTCCATCAGCGATTTCATCCCGGAATTTGCCGGCGAAGTTCTCATAATTGACAATGGTTCGTCAGAAAGTGAAATTGAAGCACTGACTAACATTCTTGCCGAGATGCCATACCGGTCGCGTATCGTGCGGCTTGGCCAGAATTTCGGTGTAGCAGGCGGGCGCAACAGAACGATCGAGCATGTGCGAACCGAATGGTTGATGTGTCTCGACAACGATATTTACTTTATTGCAAATCCTCTGCAGCGCCTGCAGTGGGAGCTGGGCGTGACCGGTTGCCACTTCATGAGCATGCCACTTATGGATCCAGACAGGCAGACCTTGTTTGCTCTAGGCGGACATCTGTATCTAAATGCAGATGCCGATGGACGATTTTGGCTAGGCGCTGGGAGCGCCTATCAACAGGACAAGACGGGACCGCTGGAAGAGAACGTTTTTCTGGGTACGTTTCTCTTCGGAGGCTCTTCCCTTTTAAAGGTAGAAAGTTTTCAGCGGCTAGGCGGTTATGACGAAGCCATGTTCATTGGCTTCGAAGACTTGGATTTGTCCATCCGCATTTTCCGGGCCGGAATGAAGGTGGGTTGCTCGGGCTTGACCGCGTTGGTACACGATCATCCCCCAGCGCAGAACAATTCTGATGCTGATTACGAACGCACCCGGTTCTCCCGGCAAATTATCGAGAAATCTGCGAACCATCTTCAGGAGAAATATGGTTTCTCCATATGGAGTGATGTCGTTGAACAATGGCTGGAAAGCCAAACCAACAAAATGACAGGAGAAAAGCCGAGACTGAAAGAAGCGAAACCTTACGCAGCTCAGCCTGTCGTTACACGTCCCATGCGTGTCGCACTCGTAGTGGACAGCGATGACTGGGCCTTCGCCAATATCTCTCGTCAGATCGTCAAGGCACTCGGGCATAAATACCAGTTTGAAATTATCCCTCATACGGCGTTCGATAACTATTTCCAACTCCTGGTCGTGCTGGATAGCTATGATTTTGTTCATATTTTCTGGCGTGAGGTGTTGGCGGCGTTGGACACGCCTTTTAATGCGTCCTATGCCGGGCAACTCGGTTGCGATTTGAAAGTTTTTCTGAATCGTTTCTTTAGTGGCAGGCCAGTTACAACGGCAGTTTATGACCATCTCTTCTTAAAAGACGAAGAGGTGGCCGCCCGTTCTCATATTTTCTCACAGGTCACCGGTTACACTGTCAGTTCAAAACGCCTCGCCCAAATATATGAGACCTTGGAAACCTATCCCAAACCTGCAACTGTTTTCCCCGACGGGGTGGATCTTGATCTCTTTACGCCTGTAAATTTAGAGCGTTTCCGCGAGCTAAACACTCGCCCAATTGTAGTGGGATGGGTTGGAAACAGCAAATGGAGTGAGGAGCTCGGAGACATCAAGGGTGTCAACACGATTTTGAAACCCGCTCTTGAACAGCTGAGGGCAGAAGGACTCGAATTCGTCACCAGATTTGCCGATCGACAGGACAAATTTGTTCCGCACCACAAAATGCCTGCCTACTACCACACGATTGATCTCTATGTCTGCACCTCGGAAATCGAGGGCACGCCCAATCCTGTCATGGAAGCAATGGCATCAGGAGTGCCTGTCATTTCAACGGATGTGGGACTAGTCCCTGAGATTTTTGGTCCATTGCAAAGAGAGTTCATTCTCAGAGAGAGATCTGTCGATGCATTGAAGGATTGCCTGCGCCGTCTTCACGCAGACAGAAGCCTCTTTCCGGGACTTTCGGAAGAAAACCTTATCTCGATCAAACCATGGGACTGGAAAGGCGTCGCGCCCAGGTTTGAAGAATTCTTGTCATCTATGGTCGAAAAACACCGAGAACGGTATACGAAATCATGA
- a CDS encoding class I SAM-dependent methyltransferase, giving the protein MAIEAAVHLARYSMARPFAAGKRVLDIACGEGYGAYALATRWNAAHVTALDIAPEAIASAKLNFSTSNIKFDVASAYDLSKIFPENSFDLIVSFETIEHLEDPELFLMQVKKVAAPDATIIISCPNDPRHYEEGDEGNPFHMRTFTSSEFFGLVDSILGPARRRFIGTPVTGFGNYAIGTEGLKVGHNPVDMVRGDLLPGVAALMVAPDDVLEMDSSSYYVGIWGNTDVNDEDQNVTIYPCDLRSAAQADLADEVGRLRTQLWDLRRTHEMSEKAENLESMHRSLRAAALRTQALLAENALAKESIRELTARATESEATLAAVPWRMVGVYRRVHRVIPKRVLKFAANLIDKARR; this is encoded by the coding sequence TTGGCTATCGAGGCGGCTGTGCATTTAGCGCGTTACTCGATGGCACGCCCATTTGCCGCAGGAAAACGTGTTCTAGATATTGCCTGTGGTGAGGGTTACGGTGCCTATGCTCTGGCCACACGGTGGAACGCGGCACATGTGACGGCTCTTGATATCGCACCAGAAGCAATCGCTTCAGCCAAACTCAACTTCTCAACAAGCAATATCAAATTTGACGTTGCCAGCGCGTATGATCTTTCTAAGATTTTCCCAGAAAACTCCTTTGATTTGATTGTGTCTTTCGAGACAATTGAGCATTTGGAAGATCCAGAGCTTTTTCTGATGCAGGTAAAAAAGGTCGCCGCTCCGGATGCGACTATCATAATTTCCTGCCCTAACGACCCGCGTCACTATGAAGAAGGTGACGAAGGTAATCCGTTTCATATGCGGACCTTCACATCATCCGAGTTTTTCGGGTTGGTCGATTCTATTCTCGGTCCAGCCCGCAGACGATTCATTGGCACTCCTGTCACGGGCTTTGGAAATTATGCGATTGGTACCGAAGGCCTGAAAGTTGGTCACAATCCGGTCGATATGGTTCGAGGCGATTTGCTTCCTGGTGTCGCTGCTCTAATGGTGGCTCCGGACGATGTTTTGGAGATGGATAGCTCGTCATACTACGTCGGAATTTGGGGAAATACTGACGTAAACGATGAAGACCAAAACGTCACTATTTATCCGTGTGATTTAAGGTCTGCTGCTCAGGCAGATCTGGCGGATGAAGTTGGACGCCTGCGTACTCAGCTTTGGGATCTTCGACGTACGCATGAGATGTCGGAGAAAGCCGAGAATTTGGAGAGTATGCATCGAAGTCTTCGCGCCGCAGCGCTTCGGACCCAGGCACTCCTCGCGGAAAATGCATTAGCGAAGGAGAGTATTCGAGAACTTACGGCAAGGGCGACCGAGAGCGAAGCTACTTTGGCTGCTGTGCCGTGGCGAATGGTCGGGGTATATCGACGCGTTCATAGAGTTATTCCTAAAAGGGTATTAAAATTCGCAGCCAATTTAATCGATAAGGCTCGTCGGTAA
- a CDS encoding ABC transporter ATP-binding protein — protein MFSTVERGHLPMYSDNCVIHADNISKLYRKFERPEDRLKEWLFRGKRRYSSDFWALSGVSIDIDRGETVGIVGRNGSGKSTLLKLICGTVRPTTGTISVKGRISALLELGAGFNNEFTGRENIHLNASLLGLTPDEIAERMDRILAFAEIGSYIDQPVKYYSSGMFARLAFSVAVHVDPQILIIDEILAVGDMAFQRKCVEKIFQIKQSGCTILFVSHDAYQVKTICDRALYLKNGAPIGYGPASDIIDLYTYDVEKIDSFISLTGEMPVKDEHHSSTRDAERDVKPVAENDAFILDDAELRPAENGDMPPFEITSVHMVADGVASPKEIKSGARVEFTVRYRSLRHDAPKQGSFVFNLKRHDDFYVCGATTLMEKRPPYKLERQGEFQIIFPALNLLAGHYKIRFAINDVFGWGVLAERLEACIFQVKDTYVSHGLIDLPREWRVSDRGGES, from the coding sequence ATGTTTTCCACCGTGGAGCGCGGGCATTTGCCGATGTACTCTGATAACTGTGTAATTCATGCTGATAACATTTCGAAGCTTTATCGTAAGTTCGAGCGACCAGAAGACCGGCTAAAGGAGTGGCTGTTTCGCGGGAAGCGCCGATACTCCAGCGATTTTTGGGCGTTGAGCGGCGTGTCTATCGATATCGACAGGGGCGAGACTGTCGGCATAGTCGGGCGTAACGGCTCAGGAAAATCCACTCTGTTAAAGCTGATATGCGGTACAGTTCGACCAACGACCGGAACGATATCGGTCAAGGGACGTATCTCCGCTCTGCTTGAACTCGGCGCTGGTTTCAACAACGAGTTCACCGGCCGAGAAAATATCCATCTTAACGCAAGCCTTCTGGGTCTAACGCCTGATGAAATTGCGGAGCGAATGGATAGGATTTTGGCTTTCGCGGAAATTGGTAGCTACATTGATCAGCCGGTGAAATATTATTCAAGCGGAATGTTTGCTAGGCTTGCTTTCTCGGTCGCCGTTCACGTCGATCCCCAGATCCTGATAATTGACGAGATTTTGGCAGTTGGGGATATGGCATTCCAGAGAAAATGCGTCGAAAAAATTTTCCAGATTAAACAAAGTGGCTGCACGATCCTCTTTGTTTCGCACGACGCTTATCAGGTGAAAACGATTTGTGACCGTGCATTGTACCTGAAGAATGGAGCGCCAATCGGGTACGGCCCTGCGAGCGATATCATCGATCTTTACACCTACGACGTGGAGAAGATAGACAGCTTTATCTCATTGACTGGTGAGATGCCGGTCAAGGACGAGCATCACTCGAGCACGCGAGACGCGGAACGCGATGTTAAGCCAGTGGCCGAAAACGATGCGTTTATCTTGGACGACGCAGAACTGCGGCCAGCTGAAAACGGCGACATGCCTCCTTTTGAAATCACATCTGTTCATATGGTTGCGGACGGCGTTGCCTCACCGAAGGAAATCAAAAGCGGTGCACGTGTTGAGTTTACGGTCCGCTATAGGTCATTGCGCCATGACGCCCCGAAACAAGGCTCATTTGTCTTCAATCTGAAGCGCCATGACGATTTTTACGTCTGCGGAGCGACCACGCTGATGGAGAAAAGACCTCCGTATAAGTTGGAGAGACAAGGGGAGTTTCAGATTATCTTCCCGGCCCTCAACCTATTGGCTGGGCACTATAAGATCCGCTTTGCTATCAATGATGTTTTCGGGTGGGGTGTTCTCGCTGAGCGTTTGGAAGCCTGCATATTTCAAGTCAAGGACACATATGTGTCTCATGGTCTGATTGACCTACCTCGCGAATGGCGAGTATCTGACCGCGGAGGAGAAAGTTAA
- a CDS encoding ABC transporter permease, translating to MKLKQAWGHRHLTIFLVRREIEQRYRGSALGLFWILLSSLLMLGIYTFVFNVIFVSRWPGMQADRVEVFAIVLFAGLSMYTLASECWSRATSLVTDNATYVTKVVFPVELLPLVVVLASLVQFAANFLIVIIASLVVLGAPSSTAISFLVVLVPFVILVLGGTYLLAFAGVFIRDMRMIVPFVLTALLYLSPVLYPVQNTPVSIRYLFDLNPLSFFFEAARGALFFDQWPSLGGIAVAWLISLTVFGLGFYVFHRGARAFADVL from the coding sequence TTGAAATTGAAACAGGCTTGGGGCCATCGTCATCTCACCATATTTCTGGTGCGCCGTGAAATTGAGCAGCGATATAGGGGGTCGGCACTTGGCCTATTCTGGATACTACTGTCATCCCTGTTAATGCTTGGAATATATACCTTTGTGTTTAACGTGATATTTGTTTCGCGCTGGCCTGGAATGCAAGCTGACAGGGTGGAAGTGTTCGCGATTGTTCTGTTCGCCGGACTATCCATGTACACACTTGCGAGCGAATGCTGGTCTCGCGCCACATCACTCGTCACAGACAATGCAACATACGTGACCAAGGTGGTCTTCCCCGTCGAGTTGCTTCCGTTGGTGGTCGTCCTTGCATCACTTGTGCAGTTCGCGGCGAACTTTCTGATCGTGATAATTGCGTCGCTTGTAGTCCTTGGCGCACCCTCCTCCACAGCGATTTCCTTCTTGGTTGTACTTGTCCCCTTTGTCATTCTCGTGCTTGGTGGCACCTATTTGCTCGCATTCGCGGGTGTCTTTATTCGTGACATGCGTATGATAGTTCCTTTCGTTTTGACCGCGCTTCTATATCTGAGCCCCGTTCTTTATCCCGTGCAAAACACACCGGTTTCCATACGGTACCTTTTCGACCTCAATCCGTTGTCTTTCTTCTTCGAAGCAGCGAGAGGTGCGCTCTTCTTTGACCAATGGCCGTCCCTGGGCGGGATAGCGGTAGCCTGGCTTATCAGCCTCACCGTGTTTGGCCTCGGCTTCTATGTTTTCCACCGTGGAGCGCGGGCATTTGCCGATGTACTCTGA
- a CDS encoding glycosyltransferase, protein MKTDKANQTIVFVSNDIDNFRHHRKHLVDVAVEMDKNVIVMAGGNGTPPANCYHKKIEINRFRLHWSDFNIIFSIIKSILYYRPEILHLINLKPYLYGGVAAQVAKLLGWRGNLVVSVPGLGRLYDTQNLTAAKKMRLRVVELVLRACLRDATICFETSSDRDFWIERRLTVIDRTELTNGTGIDLEQFHPPEKRHSDRRLKVLYAGRLLKAKGLDVFLAAAKTCGMENVDMIVAGQTEADPDGVSENTLREHPEVLFLGRVDDMPRLLGQADVVVLPSRYNEGVPRILIEAAACGCVTVATDFPGSRALIKEGVTGFFLQRSTKESQANEIVSIIEKLSKNPTMIKVIGNNAIEHIRKEGFASDAVKSAFHRIYSQ, encoded by the coding sequence ATGAAAACGGATAAAGCAAACCAGACGATTGTTTTTGTTTCCAACGACATTGACAATTTTCGTCATCATCGAAAACATCTTGTCGATGTTGCTGTTGAAATGGATAAAAATGTAATTGTAATGGCTGGCGGCAATGGTACCCCTCCGGCTAATTGTTATCACAAGAAAATTGAGATAAATAGATTCAGACTGCATTGGAGTGACTTCAATATTATATTTTCAATTATTAAGAGTATATTGTATTATCGTCCAGAAATTTTACATCTTATTAACCTGAAGCCATATTTGTACGGAGGGGTTGCGGCGCAGGTGGCGAAATTACTAGGGTGGCGAGGCAATCTTGTGGTCTCCGTCCCCGGATTAGGGCGCCTATATGACACTCAAAACCTTACAGCAGCCAAAAAAATGCGATTGCGCGTAGTTGAGCTGGTGCTTAGGGCATGCTTGCGTGATGCAACAATTTGCTTTGAAACAAGTTCTGACCGCGATTTTTGGATAGAACGCAGGCTAACAGTAATAGATAGAACCGAATTGACGAATGGAACCGGCATTGACCTGGAACAATTCCATCCGCCAGAAAAGCGTCATTCCGACAGACGTCTGAAGGTACTTTATGCCGGACGTCTCTTAAAGGCCAAGGGGCTAGATGTTTTTCTTGCGGCTGCGAAAACCTGCGGCATGGAAAATGTCGATATGATTGTAGCCGGGCAGACGGAGGCCGATCCAGATGGTGTTTCAGAAAACACTTTGCGTGAACATCCTGAAGTATTGTTTCTTGGAAGAGTGGACGACATGCCTCGTCTCCTCGGACAAGCAGATGTTGTTGTCCTGCCGTCCCGCTACAACGAAGGCGTGCCTCGAATTCTCATCGAGGCCGCCGCTTGTGGATGTGTTACCGTTGCGACTGACTTCCCTGGAAGTCGGGCCTTAATCAAAGAGGGAGTAACGGGTTTCTTCCTGCAGCGGTCCACCAAAGAAAGCCAAGCGAATGAAATCGTGTCGATCATCGAAAAATTGTCAAAAAATCCTACGATGATTAAGGTAATTGGGAACAATGCAATTGAGCACATTCGAAAGGAGGGCTTCGCTTCCGATGCAGTGAAATCCGCTTTCCATCGCATATATTCCCAATGA
- a CDS encoding LysR family transcriptional regulator, which yields MELRQLSYFVAVAEELHFGRAAMRVNIAQPALSTQVQALERGLGVQLLTRSTRKVELTRAGEVFYDRCVRMLGELDLSAEMARAAGGRTMREIRIGTIYPATTGVLPAFLARIGRKFPDIRLHVSNGSTSEIIRQLECGKLNLGFIRPVENIGSLRFFSIAHERYLLAVPMGNPLALKHEVTIEDLRAEKIIAFKRQNLSFTERYFAETFDEHGLNDNVAYTCDDTFSLISLVSSGLGVGFAPEWTGELPGRDVVLKKVTGIDLKIGLGVAWSKDDPTAARDDIIDIAKTLGRSGR from the coding sequence ATGGAACTCCGCCAACTCTCCTACTTTGTCGCTGTCGCCGAAGAACTGCACTTCGGCCGTGCCGCCATGCGGGTAAACATTGCCCAGCCTGCACTGAGCACCCAGGTCCAGGCACTGGAGCGCGGACTTGGGGTTCAGTTGCTGACGCGCTCGACACGCAAGGTGGAGCTGACGCGGGCAGGGGAGGTGTTCTACGATCGCTGTGTCAGGATGCTGGGAGAACTGGATCTGTCTGCAGAGATGGCGCGGGCTGCAGGAGGCAGGACCATGCGGGAGATCAGGATCGGCACGATCTATCCGGCAACGACAGGCGTGCTGCCGGCATTTCTGGCGCGGATCGGCCGGAAGTTTCCAGATATCCGCCTGCATGTCTCGAATGGCTCGACGTCGGAGATCATCCGGCAGCTCGAATGCGGCAAGCTGAACCTCGGCTTCATTCGGCCGGTCGAGAACATTGGCTCATTGCGCTTCTTCTCGATTGCCCATGAGCGGTATCTGCTGGCCGTGCCGATGGGAAACCCACTTGCCTTAAAGCACGAGGTGACGATCGAGGATCTGAGGGCCGAGAAGATCATCGCCTTCAAGCGGCAGAACCTGTCCTTCACCGAGCGCTATTTTGCGGAGACCTTCGATGAGCATGGGCTGAATGATAATGTCGCCTATACCTGTGACGACACCTTCTCGCTGATCTCGCTTGTATCCTCAGGTCTTGGTGTCGGCTTTGCGCCGGAGTGGACGGGCGAACTGCCGGGCAGGGACGTGGTGTTGAAGAAGGTGACGGGCATCGATCTGAAGATCGGGCTGGGTGTCGCCTGGAGCAAGGATGATCCGACAGCAGCACGAGATGACATCATCGATATTGCGAAGACATTGGGACGGTCGGGGAGGTGA
- a CDS encoding helix-turn-helix domain-containing protein: MTPRELLAWNIRKLRVERGLSQERLALEAQIERVSISQIERKQVNLGIDSLGKIAQALNCAVSDLLMSPLPGDEMPPVLRPGRKSGS, encoded by the coding sequence ATGACACCGCGCGAACTGTTAGCCTGGAACATACGGAAACTGAGGGTGGAGCGAGGTCTCTCCCAAGAGCGGTTAGCTCTGGAGGCCCAGATTGAACGCGTCTCCATCTCGCAGATCGAGCGAAAGCAAGTAAACTTGGGCATAGATTCATTGGGGAAGATTGCTCAGGCGCTGAACTGCGCCGTATCTGACCTGCTGATGAGCCCGTTGCCTGGAGACGAGATGCCTCCCGTTCTACGCCCCGGTCGCAAGAGCGGCAGCTGA
- a CDS encoding ATP-dependent helicase, with the protein MTAHLESLNERQRDAVTHGTGPGEPSAAGPLLIIAGAGSGKTNTLAHRVAHLILNGADPRRILLMTFSRRAASEMARRVDRICRQVLGDKALADGLLWSGTFHGIGARLLHLYAEQIGLPVDFTIHDREDSADLMNLVRHELGLSKTETRFPTKGTCLAIHSRVVNAESSIREVLKSAYPWAINWETELKELFAGYVAAKQTQGVLHYDDLLLYWAQMVSHAELADDIGNRFDHVLVDEYQDTNRLQAQILMSLKPGGRGLTVVGDDAQSIYSFRAATIRNILDFPTEFSPKPADVITLERNYRSTQPILVAANGVIGLARERYTKNLWTDRSSEQKPRLVTVKDENDQAGFIVEEVLANREVGIALKQQAVLFRTSSHSGTLEVELTRRNIPFVKFGGLKFLDSAHVKDLLAIIRFAQNPRDRVAGFRVLQMLPGIGPQRAATILDTIAADPQPLLSLAEIPPPPKTGDDWAPFVTLLSALHKDEHGWPGDIEKARLWYEPHLDRIHEDPETRKADLLQLEQIASGYPSRERFLTELTLDPPDATSNQAGVPLLDEDYLILSTIHSAKGQEWRAVFMLNVVDGCMPSDLGAGTTDELEEERRLLYVGMTRARDSLSLITPQRFYTHGQNSRGDRHVYASRTRFIPAMLLQFFEQASWPKASQSTPQRSASQIRIDVAANMRGMWK; encoded by the coding sequence ATGACCGCCCATCTCGAAAGCCTCAACGAACGACAACGGGACGCGGTCACACACGGCACCGGCCCGGGCGAGCCGTCAGCAGCAGGCCCGCTCCTCATCATCGCAGGTGCCGGCTCAGGCAAAACCAACACGCTCGCTCATCGTGTCGCCCATCTGATCCTCAACGGCGCTGATCCCCGCCGGATCCTCCTGATGACCTTCTCACGTCGGGCAGCCTCCGAAATGGCGCGCCGCGTTGATCGCATTTGCCGACAGGTGCTTGGCGACAAGGCGCTTGCTGACGGTCTTTTGTGGTCGGGCACGTTTCATGGGATCGGCGCAAGACTGCTGCACCTCTATGCCGAACAGATTGGCCTACCCGTCGATTTCACGATCCATGACCGGGAGGACAGCGCCGATTTGATGAACCTTGTGCGCCACGAGCTTGGCTTGTCGAAAACTGAGACCCGCTTCCCGACCAAGGGGACCTGCCTTGCGATCCATTCGCGCGTGGTCAATGCTGAAAGCTCGATCAGAGAGGTGCTCAAATCCGCCTATCCCTGGGCGATCAACTGGGAAACAGAGCTGAAGGAGCTGTTTGCGGGTTACGTCGCGGCCAAACAGACGCAAGGTGTCCTCCATTACGACGATCTCCTGCTCTATTGGGCGCAGATGGTCTCACATGCTGAACTGGCCGACGATATTGGCAATCGCTTTGATCATGTGCTGGTCGATGAATACCAGGACACCAACCGGCTACAGGCACAGATCCTGATGTCGCTCAAACCCGGCGGCCGCGGCCTGACCGTCGTTGGCGATGATGCCCAGTCGATCTACTCGTTCCGAGCCGCAACCATCCGAAACATCCTCGACTTCCCGACTGAGTTTTCGCCAAAGCCTGCCGACGTCATCACGCTTGAACGCAATTACCGTTCGACGCAGCCGATCCTGGTCGCAGCCAATGGTGTGATCGGTCTGGCGCGCGAGCGCTATACCAAGAACCTCTGGACCGACCGGTCGTCCGAACAAAAGCCGCGTCTGGTGACCGTCAAGGACGAGAACGATCAGGCGGGCTTTATTGTAGAGGAGGTCCTTGCCAACCGCGAAGTCGGCATTGCGCTGAAGCAGCAGGCGGTGCTCTTCCGGACATCGAGCCATAGCGGCACCCTCGAGGTCGAACTGACGAGACGCAACATTCCCTTCGTCAAGTTCGGCGGCCTGAAGTTTCTCGACAGCGCGCATGTGAAAGATCTTCTGGCCATCATCCGATTCGCCCAGAACCCGCGTGATCGGGTCGCCGGGTTTCGGGTGCTGCAGATGCTGCCGGGCATCGGACCACAAAGGGCCGCCACAATCCTCGACACGATTGCCGCGGACCCACAGCCGTTGTTGTCGCTTGCCGAGATCCCCCCGCCGCCCAAGACCGGCGATGACTGGGCGCCTTTCGTCACATTGCTTTCCGCCTTGCATAAGGACGAGCATGGTTGGCCTGGTGACATCGAGAAAGCGCGGCTCTGGTACGAGCCGCATCTCGACCGGATCCACGAGGACCCCGAGACTCGCAAGGCAGATCTCCTGCAGCTCGAGCAGATCGCGTCCGGTTATCCGAGCCGCGAACGCTTTCTGACCGAACTGACACTGGATCCGCCGGACGCAACCAGCAATCAGGCGGGCGTGCCGCTGCTTGACGAGGACTATCTGATCCTCTCCACTATCCACTCTGCCAAGGGCCAGGAATGGCGTGCTGTCTTCATGCTGAATGTCGTTGATGGCTGCATGCCCTCTGACCTTGGGGCCGGAACGACGGATGAGCTCGAGGAAGAACGCCGACTGCTTTATGTCGGCATGACCAGAGCCCGCGACAGCCTCAGCCTGATCACACCGCAACGCTTCTACACCCATGGACAGAACAGCCGGGGCGACCGGCATGTCTATGCATCCCGCACGCGGTTTATTCCCGCCATGCTCTTGCAGTTTTTCGAGCAGGCAAGTTGGCCGAAGGCCTCCCAGTCCACGCCCCAGCGTAGTGCAAGCCAAATCCGTATCGATGTCGCGGCAAATATGCGCGGCATGTGGAAATAG
- a CDS encoding LuxR C-terminal-related transcriptional regulator — MDSFNLLSRALIDTWLTSSGTTSTAEICADVANRLNAKMALFVMNTEADDPYDWQLRRIRNFSFRSSLLAQLAPAFADTTLRVLDRDFVDQSMIPAYTRALMLRRPTKEMVRSQIGAIQVGYERLILPQKAAERPNWCISLVVTRYLLPKMLEAKTDAIDENVIQLLIEGHTTKEIADWLNLSPRTIEHRLGRLKDRFEAENLVHLVAKIVAAQVSENTSQLKR, encoded by the coding sequence ATGGATTCGTTCAATTTACTGTCCCGCGCCCTGATAGACACCTGGCTGACGTCCTCCGGCACAACCTCTACCGCAGAGATCTGTGCAGACGTCGCCAACAGGCTCAACGCCAAAATGGCGCTCTTCGTCATGAATACAGAAGCGGACGATCCCTATGATTGGCAATTGCGTCGGATCCGTAATTTTAGCTTCCGCAGCTCACTTCTTGCGCAGCTCGCCCCAGCTTTTGCCGACACGACATTGCGTGTGCTTGACCGAGACTTTGTCGATCAATCAATGATCCCTGCCTACACACGGGCCTTGATGCTGAGACGCCCAACAAAGGAGATGGTCAGGTCACAGATCGGTGCAATCCAGGTTGGATATGAACGTCTCATCCTGCCCCAAAAGGCCGCGGAAAGACCAAACTGGTGCATCAGTCTGGTGGTTACGCGCTACCTGCTTCCAAAAATGCTCGAGGCGAAGACGGATGCCATCGATGAAAATGTTATACAGCTTCTGATCGAAGGCCACACGACCAAGGAAATCGCCGACTGGCTTAACTTATCACCGCGGACGATCGAGCATCGCCTTGGCCGGTTGAAGGACCGCTTCGAGGCTGAGAATCTCGTTCATCTCGTTGCAAAGATCGTCGCCGCACAGGTCAGCGAGAACACTTCCCAACTCAAGAGATAA